The following coding sequences are from one Nicotiana tabacum cultivar K326 chromosome 1, ASM71507v2, whole genome shotgun sequence window:
- the LOC107788523 gene encoding actin-depolymerizing factor 10-like, with protein MANSASGIAVSDDCKLKFLELKAKRNHRYLVFKIEESVQQVVVEKVGGQAETHDDFASSLPPNECRYAVFDYDWTTNENVQKSRIFFVAWSPETARVRSKMLYASSKDRFRRELDGVQVELQATDPSEMSLDTFIGRVTH; from the exons ATG GCCAATTCGGCATCGGGAATAGCAGTGAGCGATGACTGCAAGCTGAAATTCTTGGAATTGAAAGCAAAAAGGAACCACAGATACCTAGTGTTCAAGATTGAGGAATCTGTGCAACAAGTTGTGGTTGAAAAAGTAGGAGGACAGGCAGAGACACATGATGATTTTGCTAGCAGCTTGCCTCCCAATGAGTGCCGTTATGCTGTTTTTGACTATGACTGGACTACTAACGAAAATGTCCAGAAAAGCAGGATCTTTTTTGTTGCTTG GTCACCAGAGACAGCAAGGGTAAGAAGTAAGATGCTGTATGCAAGTTCAAAAGACAGATTCAGGAGAGAATTAGATGGTGTCCAGGTTGAGTTGCAAGCTACTGATCCAAGTGAGATGAGTTTGGACACATTCATTGGAAGAGTAACCCATTAA